A region of Paenibacillus thiaminolyticus DNA encodes the following proteins:
- the ftsX gene encoding permease-like cell division protein FtsX, with amino-acid sequence MTFNTLARHLREGSKSLFRNGWMSFASVSSIVISLFILGVFMVLSINVNEITNNIDNQVQIRVFLQLDVTPEETKLLETDIGNMSEVSKVVFISKKEGMKLLEQQMGEDGKELLAGYNDETNPLPDSFTVDVYEPDHVPIVAKKITMLNETNSAKPIWKVQYGKGTVETLFKVTSTIRNFGLLVVAGLAVTAMFLISNTIKVTIMARQREIGIMKLVGATNSFIRGPFFVEGALLGIIGSVVTIALLFYGYQQLTTHFEFGLMIIKLVPLADIWLLVGGTLLGLGVVIGVWGSTISIRKFLKV; translated from the coding sequence ATGACTTTTAATACGTTGGCCCGCCATCTGAGAGAAGGCAGCAAGAGCTTATTCCGCAACGGATGGATGTCATTCGCCTCCGTAAGTTCGATCGTAATCTCTCTGTTCATTCTCGGTGTATTCATGGTATTGTCCATCAACGTCAATGAGATTACGAACAATATTGATAATCAAGTGCAGATTCGGGTCTTCCTTCAACTGGATGTGACGCCGGAGGAGACGAAGCTGCTGGAGACCGATATCGGCAATATGTCCGAGGTCAGCAAGGTCGTCTTCATCTCGAAGAAGGAAGGAATGAAGCTGCTGGAGCAGCAAATGGGCGAAGACGGCAAGGAACTGCTCGCCGGGTACAACGACGAGACCAATCCGCTGCCGGATTCCTTCACGGTTGATGTGTACGAGCCGGATCATGTGCCGATCGTCGCCAAAAAAATCACAATGCTGAACGAGACGAACAGCGCCAAGCCGATCTGGAAGGTGCAGTACGGCAAGGGCACCGTCGAGACGCTGTTCAAAGTCACCTCGACCATCCGCAACTTCGGGCTGCTTGTCGTTGCCGGGCTGGCCGTTACGGCGATGTTCCTCATTTCGAATACGATTAAGGTGACGATTATGGCGCGCCAGCGCGAGATCGGCATTATGAAGCTGGTCGGCGCGACGAATTCATTCATTCGCGGACCGTTCTTCGTCGAAGGAGCCCTGCTCGGCATCATTGGCTCGGTGGTGACCATCGCATTGCTATTCTACGGGTATCAGCAGCTGACCACGCATTTTGAGTTCGGACTGATGATTATTAAGCTGGTTCCCCTGGCGGATATTTGGCTGCTCGTGGGCGGAACGCTGCTTGGCCTCGGCGTCGTCATCGGCGTATGGGGGAGCACGATTTCGATACGGAAGTTCTTGAAGGTATAA
- the ftsE gene encoding cell division ATP-binding protein FtsE, with the protein MIEMQDVWKTYQDGSHALRGVSVRIDKDEFVYVVGPSGAGKSTFMKLIYREEIPTKGQIVVSGFNIGKLKQRKIPFVRRNIGVVFQDFRLLPKLTAYENVAFAMEVIEAPPKVIKRRVPEVLELVGLKHKASSLPAQLSGGEQQRIAIARAIVNNPSVIVADEPTGNLDPENSWGIMKLLEEINYRGTTIVMATHNKDIVNAMRQRVIAIEHGHIVRDEVRGEYGYDF; encoded by the coding sequence TTGATAGAAATGCAGGATGTGTGGAAGACATACCAGGACGGGTCGCATGCATTGCGCGGGGTCTCTGTCCGAATTGACAAGGATGAGTTCGTCTATGTGGTTGGTCCTTCCGGAGCGGGGAAATCAACCTTTATGAAGCTGATATACAGAGAGGAAATTCCGACGAAAGGACAGATTGTCGTCAGCGGGTTCAATATCGGGAAGCTGAAGCAGCGCAAGATTCCGTTCGTGCGGCGCAATATCGGCGTTGTGTTCCAGGATTTCCGTCTGCTGCCCAAGCTTACCGCTTATGAAAATGTAGCCTTCGCAATGGAAGTCATCGAGGCTCCGCCGAAGGTCATTAAGCGCCGGGTGCCTGAGGTGCTCGAGCTGGTCGGCTTGAAGCATAAGGCATCGAGTCTGCCTGCCCAATTGTCTGGGGGGGAGCAGCAGCGAATTGCAATCGCCCGGGCGATTGTGAACAATCCTTCGGTTATCGTCGCGGACGAGCCGACCGGCAACCTCGACCCCGAGAACTCTTGGGGCATTATGAAGCTGCTGGAGGAAATCAATTACCGCGGAACGACCATTGTCATGGCGACGCACAACAAGGACATCGTCAATGCCATGCGTCAGCGGGTTATCGCGATTGAGCACGGACATATCGTGCGGGATGAGGTACGGGGGGAATACGGATATGACTTTTAA